In one Halosimplex halophilum genomic region, the following are encoded:
- a CDS encoding AAA family ATPase, with protein sequence MADQELTVEEATEVCLDVVERVEEAVVVERSVLFETLSAVIARGHVLVEDVPGTGKTVLARVLAESLGLGFTRLQFTPDLLPADVTGSNVYNEHEREFEFAEGPVFTNVVLADEINRAPPKTQAALLESMEEGQVSVDGTTHPLPEPFVVIATQNPVEQEGTFRLPEAQRDRFAVKTSMGYPDVDGEMDLLDKRAGRRSLAPSVDPVVDPDTVLALQDLAEDVRVDDKVRRYIIDIARETREDGRTDIGVSPRGIQRVFEAVRAGAVVAGRDYATPDDVKRLARATMAHRLVLTTEATVEGVDPEQVVADALSAVDVPAVSPDAPDPGGDEPGAASDSDPGEPDRPRVDGGGDDRDTATDGPDARSDDRDRRSQESGDRRDPEPGDPL encoded by the coding sequence ATGGCCGACCAGGAGCTGACCGTCGAGGAGGCGACGGAGGTCTGTCTCGACGTGGTCGAGCGCGTCGAGGAGGCCGTCGTCGTCGAGCGGTCGGTGCTGTTCGAGACGCTCTCGGCAGTCATCGCCAGGGGCCACGTCCTCGTCGAGGACGTGCCGGGCACGGGCAAGACGGTGCTGGCCCGCGTCCTCGCGGAGTCGCTCGGGCTCGGGTTCACCCGCCTGCAGTTCACGCCCGACCTCCTCCCGGCGGACGTGACGGGCTCGAACGTCTACAACGAGCACGAACGGGAGTTCGAGTTCGCCGAGGGGCCGGTGTTCACCAACGTCGTCCTGGCCGACGAGATCAACCGCGCGCCGCCGAAGACCCAGGCCGCCCTGCTGGAATCGATGGAGGAGGGGCAGGTCAGCGTCGACGGGACGACCCATCCGTTGCCGGAGCCGTTCGTCGTGATCGCCACGCAGAACCCCGTCGAGCAGGAGGGGACGTTCCGGCTGCCCGAGGCCCAGCGCGACCGCTTCGCGGTGAAGACCTCGATGGGCTACCCCGACGTGGACGGCGAGATGGACCTGCTGGACAAGCGGGCCGGCAGGCGCTCGCTCGCACCCAGCGTCGACCCCGTGGTCGACCCGGACACCGTCCTCGCGCTGCAGGACCTCGCCGAGGACGTGCGCGTCGACGACAAGGTGCGGCGTTACATCATCGATATCGCACGGGAGACGCGCGAAGACGGCCGGACCGACATCGGCGTCTCCCCCCGGGGCATCCAGCGCGTCTTCGAGGCGGTGCGGGCGGGGGCCGTCGTCGCGGGTCGGGACTACGCGACACCGGACGACGTGAAGCGGCTCGCCCGGGCGACGATGGCCCACCGGCTCGTGCTGACGACCGAGGCGACCGTCGAGGGCGTCGACCCGGAACAGGTGGTCGCCGACGCGCTCTCGGCGGTCGACGTGCCCGCCGTCTCGCCCGACGCGCCCGACCCCGGCGGGGACGAACCCGGGGCGGCTTCCGACAGCGACCCCGGCGAGCCCGACCGCCCGCGGGTCGACGGCGGGGGCGACGACCGCGACACCGCGACCGACGGCCCTGACGCCCGGAGCGACGACCGCGACCGACGGAGCCAGGAATCCGGCGACCGGAGGGACCCGGAACCCGGCGATCCCCTCTGA